DNA sequence from the Stenotrophomonas sp. 24(2023) genome:
CTGGGGAGTGCACGGGGACGGTCTTGGCAGTCTTGACGGTCACCTTGGTGGCCTTCAGCCCGATGGAACGGGCCGCGTCGATCAACTGGGCCTCGGCAAGCCGCAGCTTGGCATGCCAGACCGGGGAGTCGACGAGAAAAACGAGGTGTTCCCCGTCCACATTGGCCAGCCGGCAACGGTTGCGCAGCGTAGGCGGCAACTGGGGGCGCAACTGACGGTCCAGCGCATCGAGCCACAGGGCTCGACGCAGCGGGTTCCCGC
Encoded proteins:
- a CDS encoding DUF721 domain-containing protein, translated to MSEPKSSVRPASVPKPALDTVMADKSGNPLRRALWLDALDRQLRPQLPPTLRNRCRLANVDGEHLVFLVDSPVWHAKLRLAEAQLIDAARSIGLKATKVTVKTAKTVPVHSPAHGQRNGPSAVSAATHKGLRDALACLQDVEKPPRSR